One segment of Thermodesulfobacteriota bacterium DNA contains the following:
- a CDS encoding DUF1819 family protein gives MLGSNTIHSLKQKRVYNGEIVAGSLLIPESRKIARLLMGNVDDEKWHRAIMIDNILQKRSPSTAKREAALIKNRLGLMKPELWEMIEKGTSEISTQAVLASAIKHSRLLGDFMDRVVRQHWQTFNHKISNTDWANFWEICSQIDPGILEWSETTYSKLRQVVFRILFEAKYLDGTRTLKLQPVTIVPEVRSYLIKNSESYVLRCMEVTQ, from the coding sequence ATGCTGGGGAGCAATACTATTCATTCTCTCAAACAAAAGAGGGTTTACAATGGCGAAATTGTGGCCGGGTCTCTGTTAATCCCTGAAAGCAGGAAAATCGCGCGATTACTCATGGGTAATGTTGATGATGAGAAATGGCATAGGGCTATCATGATTGACAATATTCTTCAAAAAAGAAGCCCATCGACGGCAAAGCGGGAAGCAGCTTTAATAAAAAATCGCCTGGGATTAATGAAGCCGGAGCTGTGGGAAATGATTGAAAAAGGCACATCAGAAATTAGCACACAGGCCGTCCTGGCATCTGCGATTAAGCACAGTAGATTGCTCGGGGATTTTATGGATAGGGTAGTTCGGCAACATTGGCAGACCTTCAACCATAAGATTTCCAACACTGATTGGGCAAATTTTTGGGAGATCTGTTCTCAAATAGACCCGGGGATTTTAGAATGGTCTGAGACGACTTATAGCAAGTTGAGACAAGTTGTCTTCAGAATTCTATTTGAGGCGAAGTACCTGGATGGTACGAGGACGCTAAAGCTCCAGCCTGTTACGATAGTTCCCGAGGTCAGAAGCTATTTGATCAAAAACTCAGAAAGCTATGTGCTCCGATGCATGGAAGTAACCCAATAA
- a CDS encoding DUF1788 domain-containing protein produces MSSLKNRLNQILPRITSDEFLKSKGLGNEIAFYIFDYPPEEEMEVRKHIQFVLNYLKKNRPELKVKHINLFSLLVDYLKSRNLLERALQIQKTKGDKELLKALKLTLDGDKIARVFIDAAEPQTQDLVIISGVGNAWPLIRSHNLLNNLHSHMGKTPLIMFYPGMFTGNGLRLFGRLKESNYYRAFKLVP; encoded by the coding sequence ATGAGTTCCTTAAAAAATCGTCTCAATCAAATCCTTCCTCGAATTACCTCGGATGAGTTTTTAAAAAGTAAAGGTTTGGGTAACGAGATCGCATTCTACATATTTGACTATCCCCCGGAAGAGGAAATGGAGGTTCGTAAACATATCCAATTTGTTCTCAATTACCTCAAGAAAAATAGGCCTGAATTGAAAGTTAAGCATATAAACCTTTTTTCGCTCTTGGTTGACTATTTAAAGTCCAGAAATCTTCTGGAACGAGCGCTCCAAATACAAAAAACAAAAGGCGATAAGGAATTATTAAAGGCTTTAAAACTCACGCTAGACGGGGATAAAATAGCACGAGTTTTCATCGATGCAGCCGAACCGCAAACCCAAGATTTGGTTATTATCTCAGGGGTTGGAAACGCTTGGCCGCTCATAAGGAGCCATAATTTACTTAACAATCTTCATTCTCATATGGGTAAAACTCCTCTTATAATGTTTTATCCCGGCATGTTTACCGGTAACGGCCTTCGCCTCTTCGGCAGGCTTAAAGAAAGCAATTATTATAGGGCTTTCAAGTTAGTTCCCTAA
- the brxC gene encoding BREX system P-loop protein BrxC: protein MQIKDIFAKDILRPINGVVMADQQDEFVVWQELEEYVVTKELDNHFKKFFEAYFQGFDSPVDPEVTGRMGIWVSGFFGSGKSHFIKILSYLISNREVRNPKNGRSRKAIDFFESKIKDPLFLADFKKLARSPADVILFNIDSKADARDGRGAVLNTFWRVFNEKRGFSPGSLHLAEIEGYLEKQNKYEEFRKVFRSTYGSDWEKERDAYSLLKDEIVEALSEVLGKDRKYAEEWFEKSEQQFVISPERFANQVKEYLDTKGTKHRIIFLVDEVGQFIGNDTHLMLNLQTLVEDLGRICQGRALVVVTSQEDIDAVIGQLKSAKDHDFSKIQGRFKTRISLSSSNTDEVIQIRLLEKKEKARQELLDLYADKGDIIKNQLSFTQDTPTFKNYSGGEDFVANYPFTPYQFQLVQKIFESIRKAGATGLHLSRGERSMLDAFQSAAKIVSGQNIGCLVPLYHFYPCIESFLDTSVKRSIEQAGENRGLQNPFDVQILQTLFLIRYVNTMKPTIDNLVTLSINEVDTDRLSLKRNIQDSLNRLEKENLISRNGDLYYFLTDEEREVSREIKNVEISSSEETKLLGEVIFDEILKGKNKHRYIPYRNDYALNRICDSQFHGSKAENELSLEFITPLFEEYSEYNQAKCILRSSEYNDRILIKIPDNQELTLEVRRYLQTEKFIRLRNDAAASQTLKQILRDKADENRQRKLRITALLDELILNSEYYVLGQSLTIKANKSQSAIEEALDFLIKNIFRKFSYLKLHDNPQAEIKAVLYADDLAQQQLKLDVGENPTEDLKEVMRYIDLKLGSNQPVLLDQLVNHFSKRDYGWPEWETVLIAAKLFMAGSIQFVTTEGENLSPKDALSPLTKTHQWKTVRIFKRKKRGEEEIKKARDLGKELFGTIGPDGQDQLAQFLKEQLASWRRDLERFQPIANTGKYPGRNEIRECLDLTEKLHDIYDSYEFIGSFNEKKNELLKAHDDIHDIKGFYTNQIKAWDLMQEALHQYDQNITSLEKDPEAAQSLSKLRQIFESPKPYGEIKNVTGLIAKVKEVNDSIVERERKSALTKVEEKINQLNKVLNEKKADTDLRNRTLYPIQEIKRKIGSETSVPKISYLSGDELTECFHKALEDIEIALQKNEDQPIKQVKTLKPASLFTKTYIETQDDVEEYLDNLRKELMDAIKNNKRVRLV, encoded by the coding sequence GTGCAAATTAAAGACATATTTGCGAAGGACATTTTAAGGCCCATTAACGGCGTCGTAATGGCTGACCAGCAGGATGAATTCGTAGTCTGGCAAGAGCTTGAAGAATACGTCGTTACTAAAGAACTGGATAATCATTTTAAGAAATTCTTCGAAGCTTACTTCCAGGGGTTTGATTCCCCGGTTGACCCGGAAGTAACCGGACGTATGGGTATTTGGGTATCTGGATTTTTCGGCTCCGGCAAGTCTCATTTTATTAAAATCCTGTCTTATCTGATATCGAATAGAGAGGTTAGAAATCCTAAGAATGGTCGCTCAAGAAAGGCTATTGATTTTTTCGAAAGTAAAATAAAGGACCCACTTTTTCTTGCAGATTTTAAGAAACTAGCTCGCAGTCCCGCCGATGTGATCTTATTTAACATAGACAGCAAGGCTGATGCCCGTGATGGAAGAGGAGCGGTTCTCAATACATTCTGGAGGGTTTTCAATGAAAAGCGAGGCTTCTCCCCGGGTTCGTTGCACCTCGCAGAGATCGAAGGGTATCTTGAAAAACAAAACAAGTATGAAGAGTTTAGAAAAGTCTTTAGAAGCACTTATGGCTCGGATTGGGAGAAAGAGAGGGACGCATACAGCTTACTTAAAGATGAGATTGTAGAAGCGTTATCCGAAGTGCTAGGTAAGGACAGGAAGTATGCAGAGGAATGGTTTGAGAAATCTGAACAGCAATTTGTCATAAGTCCAGAGAGATTTGCCAATCAGGTTAAAGAGTATCTCGATACAAAAGGGACTAAACATAGAATTATTTTTCTTGTTGACGAAGTAGGACAATTTATCGGAAATGATACCCACTTGATGCTAAACCTTCAGACGCTTGTCGAAGACCTGGGTCGAATTTGCCAGGGCAGAGCGCTGGTTGTAGTAACCTCTCAGGAAGATATTGACGCTGTAATCGGCCAGCTTAAGTCGGCCAAGGATCATGATTTCTCCAAAATACAGGGGAGGTTTAAAACGAGGATTTCTCTTTCCAGCTCCAATACCGATGAGGTTATTCAGATAAGGCTGCTTGAAAAGAAGGAAAAAGCCCGACAGGAGCTCCTCGATTTATACGCGGACAAGGGAGATATAATCAAGAATCAGCTTAGCTTTACTCAAGACACCCCAACTTTTAAAAATTACTCAGGCGGCGAAGACTTTGTAGCCAACTATCCCTTCACACCCTATCAGTTCCAGCTTGTTCAGAAGATTTTTGAATCCATCCGTAAGGCGGGGGCAACGGGACTACACCTAAGCCGTGGAGAAAGGTCCATGCTTGACGCCTTTCAAAGTGCAGCCAAGATTGTCTCGGGGCAGAATATCGGCTGCTTGGTTCCCCTTTATCACTTTTATCCCTGTATAGAGAGTTTCTTGGACACGAGCGTCAAGCGGAGCATTGAACAGGCCGGCGAAAACAGAGGATTGCAAAATCCGTTTGATGTCCAGATATTACAAACGCTCTTTCTAATCCGCTACGTTAACACCATGAAACCGACCATTGACAACCTGGTGACTCTCTCAATAAATGAGGTTGATACAGATCGCCTGTCCCTAAAGCGTAATATACAAGATTCATTGAATCGCTTGGAAAAAGAGAACCTTATAAGTAGGAATGGCGACCTTTATTATTTCCTGACTGATGAGGAAAGGGAGGTTTCCAGGGAAATAAAAAACGTTGAGATTTCCTCTTCGGAGGAAACAAAATTATTGGGTGAAGTTATTTTTGATGAGATTCTAAAAGGCAAAAACAAGCATCGTTATATTCCATACCGCAATGATTATGCTCTTAACCGTATTTGCGATTCACAGTTTCACGGCAGCAAAGCTGAAAACGAGTTATCGTTAGAGTTCATAACTCCGCTATTTGAAGAATACAGTGAGTATAATCAAGCTAAATGTATATTGCGCAGCTCCGAGTACAATGATCGAATATTAATTAAGATTCCAGACAACCAGGAACTAACACTTGAGGTTAGAAGGTATTTACAAACCGAGAAATTTATTAGACTGAGAAATGATGCTGCAGCTTCACAAACCTTAAAACAAATACTACGGGATAAAGCAGATGAAAACAGGCAGCGTAAGCTAAGGATAACAGCCTTGTTAGATGAACTTATACTTAATTCTGAATACTATGTCCTCGGACAAAGCCTGACAATCAAGGCAAACAAAAGCCAGAGCGCTATTGAAGAGGCTCTCGATTTTCTGATCAAGAATATATTTAGGAAATTCAGCTACCTCAAACTTCATGATAATCCACAAGCTGAGATCAAAGCTGTTCTTTATGCCGATGATTTGGCCCAACAACAGCTAAAGCTAGATGTTGGTGAAAATCCTACGGAGGATTTAAAAGAGGTTATGAGGTATATAGACCTCAAACTGGGAAGCAACCAGCCAGTATTACTGGATCAATTAGTTAACCATTTTAGCAAGAGGGATTACGGATGGCCGGAGTGGGAGACTGTATTGATTGCAGCGAAATTATTCATGGCCGGGAGCATTCAATTCGTCACAACGGAGGGAGAGAACCTATCACCAAAGGACGCATTAAGTCCTCTTACTAAGACCCATCAATGGAAAACAGTCAGAATCTTCAAGCGCAAGAAAAGAGGGGAGGAGGAAATAAAGAAGGCTCGCGATCTGGGAAAAGAACTCTTTGGCACAATAGGGCCTGACGGGCAAGACCAGCTCGCACAGTTTCTTAAGGAGCAGCTTGCCTCTTGGAGAAGAGACTTGGAAAGGTTTCAGCCTATAGCAAATACCGGTAAGTATCCGGGGCGAAACGAAATTAGAGAGTGTTTAGATTTAACAGAGAAGCTGCACGATATTTACGATTCCTACGAGTTCATTGGCTCATTTAACGAGAAGAAGAACGAACTCTTGAAAGCCCATGATGATATTCATGATATAAAGGGTTTCTATACCAATCAGATTAAAGCCTGGGATTTAATGCAGGAGGCCCTCCATCAATACGACCAGAACATAACCTCTCTTGAAAAAGATCCCGAAGCAGCCCAGTCTCTTAGCAAGCTTCGACAAATCTTTGAATCTCCGAAACCTTATGGGGAGATAAAAAACGTAACGGGTCTGATTGCTAAGGTTAAAGAGGTTAATGATTCAATTGTTGAGAGGGAGCGTAAATCTGCACTGACTAAGGTTGAAGAAAAGATCAATCAATTAAACAAGGTATTGAACGAAAAAAAGGCTGATACGGATTTAAGGAACAGGACACTCTATCCTATTCAGGAAATTAAAAGAAAAATAGGGAGTGAAACAAGCGTTCCCAAAATCTCTTATCTCTCGGGAGATGAATTAACCGAATGTTTCCATAAGGCCCTAGAAGATATCGAGATTGCACTGCAGAAGAATGAAGACCAACCCATCAAGCAGGTAAAAACGTTGAAACCAGCTTCCTTATTCACTAAAACCTACATTGAGACTCAGGATGATGTAGAGGAATACCTTGATAATTTAAGGAAAGAATTGATGGATGCCATTAAGAATAACAAAAGGGTAAGACTTGTATAA